A single genomic interval of Desulfosoma caldarium harbors:
- a CDS encoding DUF1786 domain-containing protein, which produces MNSARGVLAVDIGTGTQDILCWFEGNLMENATKMVMPSPTQRVAQQLRALREKRQDVVLVGRTMGGGPCVREVVRHLEAGLRVYALPEAALTLHDDLARVQAMGVTVTEAAPNGVCQVLLRDLDLDRIGQAMSLFGVPLPDGVAVAVQDHGFSPKESNRLFRFRYWHDFLHRGGDLQALALEPPPSFMTRMQAVLADCPHALVLDTGIAAILGALLDPRARQAMAHGGTVVNVGNGHTIAALIRDFHVLAIYEHHTGMLNPVKLSEHLRRFRQGLLTQEEVFEDGGHGCAYGPEPLNGSFETTLVTGPRRRQLFEEQSLFAAPFGDMMLTGCFGLLQAALWAQGYGEVLA; this is translated from the coding sequence ATGAATTCAGCCCGCGGCGTCCTGGCGGTGGATATTGGTACCGGTACGCAAGATATTCTGTGCTGGTTTGAAGGCAACCTTATGGAAAATGCCACCAAGATGGTCATGCCATCCCCCACTCAACGGGTGGCGCAGCAGCTGCGCGCCTTGCGAGAAAAGAGGCAGGATGTGGTTCTGGTCGGGCGCACCATGGGCGGAGGGCCGTGCGTTCGCGAAGTGGTCCGTCACCTCGAAGCAGGGCTTCGAGTCTATGCCTTGCCTGAAGCGGCGCTCACACTGCACGATGATCTGGCACGGGTTCAGGCCATGGGCGTCACGGTGACCGAGGCAGCACCGAACGGAGTGTGCCAGGTCTTACTGCGAGACCTGGATCTGGACCGTATCGGTCAAGCCATGAGCCTTTTTGGTGTTCCGCTGCCTGACGGTGTCGCCGTGGCGGTTCAAGACCACGGCTTTTCGCCCAAGGAAAGCAACCGCCTTTTCCGGTTCCGCTACTGGCACGACTTCCTGCATCGCGGCGGCGATCTGCAGGCCCTGGCCTTGGAACCACCACCGTCCTTCATGACCCGCATGCAGGCCGTTCTCGCCGATTGCCCTCACGCTTTGGTGCTCGACACAGGCATCGCCGCCATCCTCGGGGCGCTTCTGGACCCTCGAGCACGCCAAGCCATGGCGCACGGCGGAACCGTGGTCAATGTGGGCAACGGGCACACCATCGCCGCGCTCATTCGAGATTTTCACGTTCTGGCAATCTACGAACACCACACAGGTATGCTGAACCCCGTGAAGCTTTCCGAACATTTAAGACGTTTTCGTCAAGGGCTTTTGACCCAAGAAGAAGTCTTTGAGGACGGCGGCCACGGGTGCGCCTATGGTCCAGAGCCGCTGAACGGCTCCTTTGAAACAACCTTGGTCACGGGGCCTCGACGTCGCCAATTGTTTGAGGAACAAAGCCTCTTTGCGGCGCCCTTTGGAGACATGATGCTCACGGGTTGCTTCGGCCTTTTGCAGGCGGCTTTGTGGGCTCAAGGTTATGGAGAGGTCTTGGCATGA
- the ligA gene encoding NAD-dependent DNA ligase LigA, with protein sequence MSSREDIRQRVEELRELIRYHNYRYYALDDPEISDAEYDELFRELQALEAAHPELASSDSPTARVGFPPLEAFDVFEHPVPMLSLENAMNEEEMVEFHQRVQKMLGVVETIDYTAEPKMDGLAVELLYENGHLSRAGTRGDGYRGEDVTPNVKTIRAIPWTLFAPSDAPPIPSILTVRCEVFMNRKDFQDLNRQREAQGEPLFANPRNAAAGSLRQLDSSITAQRRLKAYCYGVGLLEGPRLETQWDLLNALKRWGLPVNPLSRLCHGLQAALNYYRELEARRPELPYEVDGVVYKVNRLDWQHVLGEKTRSPRWAVAYKFPAHVAETQLVDIAVQVGRTGVLTPVAHLEPVSLAGVVIRRATLHNMDEIQRKDIRIGDHVIVRRAGDVIPEVVRPVVEKRNGSERPFVMPNRCPACHGVVVRLNGEAVHRCMNRSCPAQIEGALRHFASREAMNIEGLGKQIIHLLVERGMVHYPADLYRLTEADLLTLPGFAEKSAANLIRAIEKTREPDLSSFLYALGIPLVGSHLAAVLADRFKSFEALRTASYEDLVAVEGVGNKVAESLCRYFENEENEKAIRSLLEVGVRPKALMSETTSRNGHDFWHGKTVVLTGTLKSMTRDEATERLRRAGARVSGSVSGKTDVVIVGENPGSKLQKAKALGVAVMDEEAFLKHLDPAAR encoded by the coding sequence ATGAGCAGCCGGGAAGATATTCGACAGCGTGTCGAAGAACTGCGAGAACTCATCCGTTACCACAACTACCGCTATTATGCCCTGGATGACCCGGAAATCAGTGATGCGGAATACGATGAGCTGTTCCGAGAGCTTCAGGCGTTGGAAGCGGCGCACCCGGAACTGGCCTCCTCCGATTCGCCCACGGCCCGTGTGGGATTTCCACCTTTAGAAGCCTTTGATGTCTTTGAACACCCGGTACCCATGCTGAGCCTGGAAAACGCCATGAATGAAGAGGAAATGGTCGAATTTCATCAAAGGGTCCAAAAAATGCTTGGAGTTGTCGAGACCATCGACTACACCGCAGAACCCAAGATGGACGGTCTGGCCGTTGAACTCCTTTATGAAAACGGCCACCTCAGCCGAGCCGGCACGCGAGGGGACGGATACCGTGGGGAAGACGTGACGCCGAACGTCAAAACCATACGAGCCATTCCCTGGACTTTGTTTGCCCCTTCCGATGCGCCGCCCATTCCTTCCATCCTCACCGTGCGCTGCGAAGTGTTCATGAATCGAAAGGACTTTCAGGACCTCAACCGACAGAGGGAAGCTCAAGGGGAACCCCTGTTCGCCAATCCGCGAAACGCCGCCGCCGGTTCTTTGCGCCAATTGGACTCGAGCATCACGGCGCAAAGGCGCCTAAAGGCCTATTGTTACGGCGTCGGCCTTTTGGAAGGACCTCGATTGGAAACCCAGTGGGACCTTTTGAACGCCTTGAAGCGATGGGGACTACCCGTAAATCCCTTATCGCGTTTGTGCCACGGGCTGCAGGCGGCTCTGAATTACTATAGAGAACTGGAAGCACGGCGGCCTGAGTTGCCCTACGAAGTGGACGGTGTGGTCTATAAGGTCAATCGCCTGGACTGGCAGCACGTTCTGGGAGAAAAAACGCGAAGTCCTCGATGGGCCGTCGCCTACAAATTCCCGGCGCACGTGGCGGAAACACAGCTTGTGGACATTGCCGTTCAAGTGGGACGCACCGGCGTGCTCACACCGGTCGCCCACCTGGAGCCCGTGTCTTTGGCAGGGGTTGTTATCCGCCGGGCGACTTTGCATAACATGGACGAAATTCAACGCAAGGACATTCGCATCGGCGACCATGTGATCGTGCGCCGCGCCGGGGATGTGATTCCCGAAGTGGTCCGTCCCGTTGTGGAAAAAAGGAACGGATCCGAACGCCCTTTTGTCATGCCGAACCGATGTCCTGCCTGCCATGGGGTCGTGGTGCGATTGAACGGGGAAGCGGTGCATCGCTGCATGAACCGCAGCTGTCCGGCGCAAATCGAGGGAGCCCTGCGCCATTTCGCCAGCCGGGAAGCCATGAACATCGAAGGGCTTGGCAAACAAATCATTCACCTTCTGGTGGAACGCGGCATGGTGCATTATCCTGCGGATCTCTATCGACTCACCGAAGCCGATCTTCTCACCCTGCCGGGATTTGCTGAAAAAAGCGCCGCCAATCTCATCCGCGCCATTGAAAAGACTCGAGAACCCGACCTGTCTTCCTTTCTCTATGCTCTGGGCATTCCCTTGGTGGGCTCCCATCTGGCCGCCGTTCTGGCCGACCGGTTCAAGTCCTTTGAAGCGCTGCGCACGGCAAGCTATGAAGATCTTGTGGCCGTGGAAGGCGTTGGCAATAAAGTTGCAGAAAGTCTTTGCCGATATTTTGAAAATGAAGAGAATGAAAAGGCAATTCGGTCCCTGCTGGAAGTCGGCGTGCGACCGAAGGCCTTGATGTCGGAAACGACTTCGCGAAATGGGCACGATTTCTGGCACGGCAAGACGGTGGTTCTGACGGGAACCCTGAAGTCCATGACTCGAGACGAGGCCACGGAGCGGCTGCGTCGAGCGGGGGCGCGGGTGAGCGGTTCGGTGAGTGGAAAAACAGATGTGGTCATTGTCGGCGAAAATCCCGGATCCAAACTGCAAAAAGCCAAAGCCCTCGGCGTGGCCGTCATGGATGAGGAGGCTTTCTTGAAACATCTGGACCCTGCAGCACGCTGA
- a CDS encoding SPL family radical SAM protein, protein MKPTYKTPITHLIVEHAVAKSPVVRTLRERLPRVPVTYVDKIPESHERTPGLLEVVHYKGRFWRSCPGTKIYECCGYQIVHIGTQCNLDCTYCILQAYFESPNLRIFGNLDDLLAEVQAVPTLAPHRLFRAGTGEFTDSLLLDPWTGLSQHLVPLFGRLPNAVLELKTKTDHVAPLKDLDHRGHTLVSWSLNAEEIIRTQEPRSAPLKARLRAAQRCAQWGYFLGFHFDPMIEYPGWREGYRRTLQALFHAVDPARVVWISVGAFRFMPELKRTIHRNHPRSRITTGEFIRGLDGKMRYFRDIRLDLYRWMVEELDRWDPTLCVYLCMEGPWIWKRVFGLEPAQKGGLSAMLDKAVKDRMGIEPQRQGADDAAE, encoded by the coding sequence ATGAAACCGACGTACAAAACGCCCATCACCCACCTCATTGTGGAACACGCCGTGGCCAAAAGCCCCGTGGTCCGCACCTTGCGGGAGCGACTGCCGAGGGTTCCCGTAACCTACGTGGACAAGATTCCGGAATCCCATGAAAGAACTCCAGGTCTTTTGGAGGTGGTTCATTACAAGGGACGGTTCTGGCGATCGTGCCCGGGAACAAAAATCTATGAGTGCTGCGGCTATCAGATTGTGCACATCGGCACCCAGTGCAACCTGGACTGCACCTATTGCATTTTGCAGGCCTATTTTGAAAGCCCAAACCTTAGAATTTTCGGCAATCTGGATGACCTTCTGGCAGAAGTGCAGGCGGTTCCGACTTTGGCACCGCATCGGTTGTTTCGAGCTGGAACCGGAGAATTCACCGATTCTCTTCTCCTGGACCCATGGACGGGATTGTCGCAACACCTGGTACCCCTTTTTGGTCGCCTGCCCAACGCGGTGTTGGAACTGAAAACCAAGACAGACCACGTGGCCCCGTTGAAGGATCTGGACCATCGAGGCCACACGCTGGTGTCGTGGTCGTTGAATGCCGAAGAAATCATTCGAACCCAAGAACCGCGATCGGCTCCGTTAAAGGCGCGGCTGCGCGCCGCGCAACGATGCGCGCAATGGGGCTATTTCTTGGGCTTTCACTTCGATCCCATGATCGAGTATCCAGGTTGGCGCGAAGGGTACCGCCGCACGCTGCAGGCTCTCTTTCACGCCGTCGATCCTGCCAGAGTGGTGTGGATCAGCGTGGGCGCCTTTCGGTTCATGCCTGAACTCAAAAGAACGATTCACCGAAATCACCCCAGAAGCCGTATCACCACGGGAGAATTCATTCGAGGGTTGGACGGCAAGATGCGGTATTTTCGAGACATTCGCCTTGATTTGTATCGGTGGATGGTCGAAGAACTTGACCGCTGGGACCCCACTTTGTGCGTCTACCTGTGCATGGAAGGGCCTTGGATTTGGAAACGCGTATTCGGCCTGGAACCTGCGCAAAAAGGAGGACTTTCCGCCATGTTGGACAAGGCCGTTAAGGACCGCATGGGCATTGAACCACAAAGGCAAGGAGCCGATGATGCCGCTGAATGA
- a CDS encoding nucleoside phosphorylase yields the protein MVKPVSKALIEPARSRKDTPLPAHAFLVFTQQDMGLMRAQWPETQPRPRLFLSDVVVAEDHAAGVVLVGPMIGAPQAVMVLEKIIVLGVRRVVALGWCGSLQPHVSVGDVVLPTSAYSEEGTSSHYPLSTPATPSPALLQQLQTLLQKDKAFRVHKGSVWSTDAPYRETKEKVFLYQQKGALGVDMEMSALLTVAAFRGIDLAGVLVVSDDLSRLRWRHGFRDPRFQETRKRVPALLRHLF from the coding sequence ATGGTAAAACCCGTATCCAAAGCCCTCATCGAACCCGCTCGATCCCGCAAAGACACTCCTTTACCTGCCCACGCCTTTTTGGTGTTCACCCAGCAGGACATGGGCCTCATGCGAGCCCAATGGCCTGAAACGCAGCCGCGACCGCGTCTCTTCTTGAGCGACGTTGTGGTGGCCGAGGACCACGCGGCGGGTGTGGTTCTTGTGGGTCCCATGATCGGAGCCCCTCAGGCGGTTATGGTTCTTGAAAAGATCATTGTGCTGGGCGTGCGCCGCGTCGTGGCTTTGGGATGGTGCGGTTCCCTACAGCCTCACGTGTCCGTCGGCGATGTGGTTTTGCCTACGTCCGCGTATTCGGAAGAAGGAACCTCGTCCCACTATCCACTTTCCACTCCTGCCACTCCATCTCCGGCTTTACTGCAGCAACTGCAAACACTGCTTCAGAAAGACAAGGCTTTCAGGGTGCACAAGGGGTCCGTGTGGTCCACGGACGCCCCTTATCGAGAAACTAAGGAAAAAGTCTTTTTATATCAGCAAAAGGGTGCCCTCGGCGTGGACATGGAAATGTCCGCTTTGCTCACGGTGGCGGCCTTTCGAGGCATCGATTTGGCGGGGGTTCTGGTGGTTTCCGACGATCTTTCCCGGCTTCGATGGCGGCACGGGTTTCGAGACCCTCGGTTTCAAGAAACGCGAAAACGTGTGCCCGCACTTTTACGGCACCTATTTTGA
- a CDS encoding HU family DNA-binding protein, whose amino-acid sequence MTKADLISRMADEAGITKAAAEKALNSFLNAVADSLAKGDKVTLVGFGTFSVAERAEREGRNPRTGETITIAASKTIKFKAGSKLKEALS is encoded by the coding sequence ATGACGAAGGCGGATCTCATTTCCAGAATGGCCGACGAAGCGGGCATCACCAAGGCCGCGGCAGAAAAGGCGTTGAACAGTTTCCTGAACGCTGTGGCCGACAGTTTGGCCAAAGGGGACAAGGTGACCCTGGTGGGCTTTGGCACCTTCAGTGTCGCCGAAAGGGCTGAGAGGGAAGGGCGTAATCCGCGCACGGGCGAAACGATCACCATTGCGGCGAGCAAGACCATCAAATTCAAAGCGGGAAGTAAGCTCAAAGAAGCTTTGTCGTAA
- the tilS gene encoding tRNA lysidine(34) synthetase TilS: MTPRRLDSFERRTLQFLQHHHVVVSEKTLGAAVSGGPDSVALLNVLCSLKPHLGYRTLKVIHFDHRLRGEESTADRRFVEKCASHLGLEVVVGCGDVRRVQRERKVSLEMAARQCRRDFFLDLVRRGEVERIAVGHTADDQAEEILLRLWRGTGPSGMQGMRPETGEGLLRPLLWAHREDIFGYLKARRLAFREDATNREGFCQRNRLRHEVFPLLEQIFHPKIRNVLCRHADLAALEENFWNEQVNQVWDAVVRSEAAHTVVLDVPSMRALHEALSLRVFRRALEKMGCSFGIFAVHWQSLEGLLRRSSSGRELRLPRGIRAVREGTALVLTTRVAEKPPLRPHEFSVPGRYLLTDFGAEIWIETLHDSLNTVESGLLLLREKHRADLLMALMDAESLRWPLVVRSFKPGDRFRPLGARGSKKLQDFFTDAKVPRRLRARVPLLCDQEKICWVVGYRLDDRVKVTHHTQRILKMRWRPLG, encoded by the coding sequence GTGACGCCACGCCGCCTTGATTCCTTTGAACGCCGCACTTTGCAATTCCTGCAGCACCATCACGTGGTGGTTTCCGAAAAGACTCTGGGCGCTGCCGTGTCCGGAGGGCCGGATTCCGTGGCGCTGTTGAACGTCCTGTGTTCGCTGAAACCTCACCTAGGCTATCGCACCCTCAAGGTCATCCACTTCGATCATCGACTTCGCGGCGAAGAGTCCACGGCCGATCGCCGTTTTGTCGAAAAGTGTGCCTCGCACCTCGGCTTGGAGGTTGTGGTGGGTTGTGGGGATGTGCGGCGAGTTCAAAGGGAAAGAAAAGTTTCCTTGGAAATGGCGGCGCGCCAATGCCGCCGGGATTTCTTTCTAGACCTTGTGCGCCGTGGCGAAGTGGAAAGGATTGCCGTGGGCCATACGGCGGACGATCAAGCCGAAGAAATCCTCCTGCGTCTATGGCGCGGCACGGGGCCTTCGGGCATGCAAGGCATGCGGCCGGAAACGGGGGAAGGGCTGCTGCGCCCTCTCTTGTGGGCGCATCGTGAGGATATCTTCGGCTACCTGAAGGCCCGGCGATTGGCATTTCGAGAGGATGCCACGAATCGGGAAGGCTTCTGCCAAAGGAATCGTCTTCGACACGAGGTTTTTCCGCTCCTGGAGCAGATTTTTCACCCAAAGATTCGAAATGTTCTGTGCCGCCACGCCGACTTGGCCGCTCTGGAAGAAAACTTCTGGAACGAACAGGTAAACCAGGTCTGGGACGCTGTGGTACGTTCTGAAGCGGCGCATACTGTGGTGCTGGATGTGCCGAGCATGAGGGCCCTGCATGAAGCTTTGTCGCTCAGGGTGTTTCGAAGGGCTTTGGAAAAGATGGGTTGTTCATTCGGGATCTTTGCCGTGCATTGGCAATCCTTGGAAGGCTTACTGCGGCGCTCTTCATCCGGCCGTGAACTGAGACTCCCTCGAGGCATTCGAGCCGTGCGCGAAGGGACAGCCCTTGTGCTTACAACCCGTGTGGCCGAAAAACCTCCCTTAAGGCCCCATGAATTTTCCGTTCCCGGCCGATACCTCCTGACGGATTTTGGTGCAGAAATTTGGATCGAGACCTTGCATGATTCGCTAAACACTGTGGAAAGTGGGTTGCTTCTCTTGAGGGAAAAGCACCGGGCAGATCTTTTGATGGCCCTAATGGACGCTGAGAGCCTGCGCTGGCCTCTTGTGGTGCGATCCTTTAAGCCCGGAGATCGCTTTCGCCCTTTGGGCGCTCGAGGATCAAAAAAACTGCAGGACTTTTTCACGGACGCTAAAGTGCCTCGTCGCCTTCGCGCCCGTGTGCCGCTGTTGTGCGATCAGGAAAAAATCTGTTGGGTCGTCGGTTATCGTCTGGACGATCGAGTCAAGGTCACCCATCACACCCAAAGAATTCTCAAAATGCGTTGGCGGCCTTTGGGTTAG
- a CDS encoding (Fe-S)-binding protein, translating into MKLNVVEILKHLPKTNCKECGEATCMAFAAKLAKKEVELKDCPPMFTEEFAAKREILENVLMGKAA; encoded by the coding sequence ATGAAGCTCAACGTCGTGGAAATCTTAAAGCATTTGCCGAAGACCAATTGCAAGGAATGTGGAGAGGCTACGTGCATGGCGTTTGCCGCCAAGCTGGCCAAAAAGGAAGTGGAGCTGAAAGACTGTCCGCCCATGTTCACGGAGGAATTTGCGGCCAAGAGAGAAATTCTGGAAAACGTGCTCATGGGCAAGGCGGCCTAG
- a CDS encoding phosphoribosylaminoimidazolesuccinocarboxamide synthase, whose translation MQAPPLFATHFPSLKLKSRGKVRDIYDLDDSLLIVATDRISAFDVVMRTPIPDKGTILTQLSLFWFDFLRDTVENHLIDTNVAAFPASCAPYAETLSGRSMWVRKAKPLPVECIVRGYLVGSGWKDYQKTGSVCGIALPKGLRLAERLPEPIFTPSTKSERGAHDENISYEEMAHRIGNELAARVRDVTLTIYEKAAAYALSKGIILADTKLEFGLVDGRLILIDEVLTPDSSRFWPADRYRIGSNPESFDKQYLRDYLVDIGWNPEQPAPELPQVVVHNTRTRYLEALERLTGRGLNL comes from the coding sequence ATGCAGGCGCCGCCACTTTTTGCGACGCACTTTCCATCCCTCAAGCTCAAATCTCGAGGCAAAGTCCGCGACATCTACGACCTGGACGATTCTTTGCTCATTGTGGCCACAGACCGCATTTCCGCCTTTGACGTGGTCATGCGCACACCCATTCCGGACAAGGGCACCATTCTCACCCAGCTGTCTCTTTTCTGGTTCGATTTTCTGAGGGACACGGTAGAAAATCACCTCATTGACACCAACGTCGCCGCCTTTCCCGCTTCCTGTGCGCCCTATGCCGAAACCCTCTCGGGCCGATCCATGTGGGTCCGCAAAGCCAAACCTCTTCCCGTGGAATGCATTGTTCGAGGATACCTGGTGGGTTCCGGCTGGAAGGATTACCAAAAAACCGGATCGGTATGCGGCATTGCCCTGCCCAAAGGCCTTCGGCTGGCCGAAAGGCTGCCTGAACCCATTTTCACGCCGTCCACCAAATCGGAACGGGGCGCTCACGATGAAAACATTTCCTATGAAGAAATGGCTCATCGTATCGGAAACGAGCTGGCGGCGCGCGTGCGGGACGTGACCCTGACCATCTACGAAAAGGCGGCTGCCTACGCCTTGAGCAAGGGCATTATATTGGCGGACACCAAACTGGAATTCGGCCTTGTCGACGGCCGCTTGATTCTTATCGACGAGGTTCTGACCCCGGATTCTAGCCGATTCTGGCCAGCGGATCGATACCGCATTGGATCCAATCCTGAAAGTTTCGACAAACAATACCTTCGCGACTATCTGGTGGATATCGGATGGAACCCCGAACAACCGGCGCCGGAACTGCCCCAGGTCGTGGTGCACAACACGCGAACCCGGTACCTGGAAGCTTTAGAACGACTCACAGGGCGCGGTCTCAACTTGTAA
- a CDS encoding sigma-54-dependent transcriptional regulator — MKSEVNMSGAPKVPKDRILVVDDELDFLRLLKRSLVKDLDCEVLTASSGEAALQMLDEEPVDVALVDMKMPGMDGLEVLEEMRTRHPWVTAVMMTAYGCVELAVQAMRQGAYDFITKPFDHETLVFTLQKALERHRLLRENMRLQRWYQGQSAFQNIVGRSPAMRRVFETVQMVAASDLTVLITGESGTGKDLVARAIHDLSERSRGPFVAVNCPTVPENILESELFGYKKGAFTHATHNKIGLFQEAHRGTLFLDEIGDISPAIQTKLLRVLQDKAIKPLGDTKMIKVDVRVVASTNRNLQEKIRSGTFREDLYYRLNVVPIEMPPLRQRREDIPLLCDHFLKKHGAELRRPHKTISPELMEIFLAREWDGNVRELENTIMRGILFAPGDEIRPEHVGLMSKRRSDHIFDDASFQQLPYKQAKEEVLRRFHRQYLENLLARCGGNVTHAARQCGLERQALQQVMRRFGISAEKFRKPSETAP, encoded by the coding sequence GTGAAGTCTGAGGTGAATATGTCCGGGGCGCCAAAAGTTCCTAAAGACCGCATCCTTGTGGTGGATGACGAGCTGGATTTTCTGCGCCTTTTAAAACGCAGTTTGGTTAAAGACTTGGATTGCGAGGTCTTGACGGCGTCTTCGGGTGAAGCCGCGTTACAAATGCTCGATGAAGAGCCTGTGGACGTGGCCCTGGTGGATATGAAAATGCCCGGCATGGACGGTCTGGAAGTCCTGGAAGAGATGCGCACGAGGCATCCTTGGGTGACGGCCGTCATGATGACGGCCTATGGTTGCGTGGAACTGGCCGTTCAGGCCATGCGCCAGGGGGCCTATGATTTTATCACTAAGCCTTTTGATCACGAAACCTTGGTGTTTACGCTGCAAAAGGCTTTGGAACGCCATCGGCTGCTTCGCGAAAACATGCGGTTGCAGAGGTGGTACCAGGGGCAGAGCGCCTTTCAGAACATTGTGGGACGAAGCCCGGCCATGCGCCGTGTTTTCGAGACCGTGCAAATGGTGGCTGCATCGGATCTGACGGTTTTGATCACGGGGGAATCCGGGACGGGCAAAGACCTGGTGGCCCGAGCGATTCACGATCTTAGCGAGCGAAGCCGGGGACCCTTTGTGGCCGTCAATTGCCCTACGGTGCCGGAAAACATTCTGGAAAGCGAACTTTTCGGGTACAAGAAAGGGGCCTTTACCCACGCCACCCACAATAAGATTGGCCTCTTTCAGGAAGCCCATCGAGGAACCCTTTTTCTGGATGAAATCGGGGACATTTCCCCCGCCATTCAAACGAAACTTCTTAGAGTGCTTCAGGACAAGGCCATCAAGCCTCTTGGAGACACCAAAATGATCAAGGTGGACGTGCGCGTGGTGGCTTCTACTAACCGCAACCTGCAGGAAAAGATTCGTTCCGGCACATTTCGTGAAGACCTCTACTACCGCTTGAACGTGGTGCCCATCGAAATGCCACCTCTTCGCCAACGCCGGGAAGATATCCCGTTGCTGTGTGACCACTTTTTGAAGAAACACGGTGCAGAGCTTCGCCGGCCCCACAAGACGATCTCCCCTGAGCTCATGGAAATTTTTCTGGCTCGAGAATGGGACGGTAATGTGCGAGAATTGGAAAACACGATTATGCGCGGCATCCTGTTTGCCCCAGGCGATGAAATTCGACCGGAACATGTGGGACTCATGTCGAAACGCCGGTCGGACCATATTTTTGATGACGCCTCCTTTCAGCAGCTACCTTATAAACAAGCCAAAGAGGAAGTCCTTCGGCGCTTTCACCGCCAGTACCTGGAGAACCTTTTGGCTCGGTGCGGTGGGAACGTAACCCATGCGGCCAGGCAATGCGGTCTGGAGCGGCAGGCGTTGCAGCAGGTGATGCGTCGCTTTGGCATCAGTGCTGAAAAGTTCCGAAAGCCCAGCGAGACGGCGCCCTAG
- a CDS encoding thioredoxin domain-containing protein: MPLNEHDRRALFAWNAHVTGRVPLVLQTTRDSRTATLQIFAEELTALSPQITLHTAFEDRDELPGFFIGDGWIWHAAPSGAELRPFLETLALFHETSASPQRLWEHEPTAALRRRRPDLWQRLVDRRNRRELLVFTAVQCPHCAHLLFELAPLPFVAPSLTVRVMDASLCQEKAQAAGIRSVPTILLGADFRWTGRVDVIHVLEVLYRDQNTELSAAAAIRLLKEGKAHELSHLMLSSATSWADFPSILTHAEWSVRLGALVVLEELADKDPAKAQAYLPMLWKNMADLPAAVQGDVVYATGIVGDSTWTEQVLRWTEKQAEDSELREVGEETLKTLALAKTT; encoded by the coding sequence ATGCCGCTGAATGAGCACGACCGCAGGGCACTTTTTGCCTGGAATGCCCACGTGACCGGCCGCGTTCCCTTGGTGCTTCAAACGACGCGGGACTCTCGCACGGCAACGCTTCAAATCTTTGCGGAAGAACTCACCGCCCTCTCGCCACAGATCACGCTGCACACGGCCTTTGAGGATAGGGACGAGCTTCCGGGCTTTTTCATCGGGGACGGCTGGATATGGCACGCCGCACCGTCCGGAGCCGAACTAAGGCCGTTCCTGGAGACTCTGGCCCTCTTTCACGAAACGTCGGCGTCACCTCAACGCCTATGGGAACATGAGCCGACGGCGGCTCTGCGTCGCCGTCGGCCCGATCTTTGGCAAAGGCTCGTTGACCGGCGAAACCGGCGGGAACTCTTGGTCTTTACGGCCGTTCAATGTCCCCATTGCGCGCACCTGCTTTTTGAACTGGCTCCTCTGCCTTTCGTGGCGCCGTCTTTGACGGTGCGCGTGATGGATGCCTCGCTTTGTCAGGAAAAGGCGCAGGCAGCCGGGATTCGATCTGTGCCCACAATTCTTTTGGGCGCGGATTTTCGGTGGACAGGGCGCGTGGATGTGATCCATGTGCTAGAAGTGCTCTACCGTGATCAAAACACCGAACTTTCCGCCGCCGCGGCCATTCGATTGCTCAAAGAGGGAAAAGCCCACGAATTGAGCCACCTCATGCTCTCGTCGGCCACCTCGTGGGCGGATTTTCCGTCCATCCTCACCCATGCCGAATGGTCCGTGCGTCTGGGCGCGCTGGTGGTCCTTGAAGAACTGGCAGATAAGGACCCCGCCAAGGCCCAAGCCTATCTTCCCATGCTTTGGAAAAACATGGCCGATCTTCCGGCTGCCGTGCAGGGGGACGTGGTCTACGCCACAGGAATCGTGGGCGACTCGACGTGGACCGAACAGGTTCTTCGGTGGACCGAAAAACAGGCCGAGGATTCGGAACTTCGAGAAGTGGGCGAAGAAACTCTGAAGACGTTGGCCTTGGCGAAGACAACTTGA
- a CDS encoding acylphosphatase, with the protein MEKKRVHVWISGRVQGVFFRAYTQEAARNHGVTGWVRNVPDGRVEAVFEGDASAVEAMVQWCHRGSPLSRVDGVEVHEEPYQGEFADFGVRSWR; encoded by the coding sequence ATGGAAAAGAAACGCGTTCATGTGTGGATTTCCGGCCGAGTGCAAGGGGTTTTTTTCAGAGCGTACACCCAGGAAGCCGCCAGAAACCACGGGGTTACCGGATGGGTTCGCAATGTCCCCGACGGTCGAGTGGAAGCGGTTTTCGAAGGCGACGCGTCTGCTGTGGAGGCCATGGTCCAGTGGTGCCATCGAGGAAGTCCTCTGAGCCGGGTCGATGGCGTGGAGGTTCACGAAGAACCGTATCAGGGTGAATTCGCTGATTTCGGCGTGCGCTCATGGAGATGA